In the Acidobacteriota bacterium genome, CGACCGGCGCGTTGCTTGATTTCTTTGCGCGCATCGAGATTGCCTGGCTCTTCTTCTACCCAGCCGAAGATCGCTTCGGCCAGATCGGGCTGGCTGGCATCTTGCCGCAAGCTGGCCGGGATGAAATCGCGCACCGCCGCCAGCCCGCCGTCTTCATTCCGCGCGGGGATGCGGAAGTTCGGCGTGTGGCCGAACCAGAAGACCCCGCCATCTTTGGCGGTCACATAAAACACTGGCGCGCCTTCTTCCAAGCCGCCTTCCGCCCAGAGTTCATCGCGCTGGAACGGCGTCAGGCTCTCGCGGTAAGCGTCCAGCATTTTGGACGCAATCTTCAATGGCTTGGCGCGCTCGTCCGCTTCCAATACCAGCGCGTGATTGCGGCGCGGCGAAGCCTGCTCGTCCTTGCCGCCTTCGATCATGCTGCCGCTGCAAACCAGCACGCCGCGCTGTTGGTAGTTGTCTTCCACATCGCCGATCTGCGTGATGCGCACGAACGTGCCGCGTTTGCCGCGCTCGTTGACGGCGTTGAAGCTGACCTTGAAATACTCCGGCCAATAATCCCAATCATCGAAGCGGTAGAAATCCTTGATCGCCTCGCTGGGGATTTTGGCCTCTTTGACTTTCAGGTAAGCGGCCTGTTCCGTCCAGCCTTTTTGTTTGGGCTTGAGCGCGGGTTGAATCGTCCAATCGCCATTGGGTTGCTGGCGCAAATATCCGGCCAGCACGTTGCGGCTGAACGCACCGATGACGTCTCGATACGGTTCGGCCAGCGGGTCTTCGCGCGCAGCCGCGACTGCGCGGAAGGTGACTTTCACCGTGTCATTCACCCAACGCATTTTGCCGTACCCGGCAATCTCGATCAGCCCGCGAATCATCCCGCGCAAACTGCTGCCAGGGATGGCGGGCGCGGGGCGGCCTTCGACGGTTTGCTTAGGGTCAGTTGAATAAAAGCCCGCGCGCTCCTTCTTCCGCTCAGCCTGTTCAGCCTCGGTCAGCTTGCGTTCTTCTGCCGGGTCGTACTTTTCGTGCTGTTCGCGCGTCATCAGCCCGCGCACGTATGTGGGTGAACACGTCACCAACTCGCAATCGAACCAGCCGGTATGCGTGTCCTCTTCGTAGCTGTTCAGCTTCGGCAGCTTATCTTGGTCAACGGTGATGACCTTTTCCGGCAATGGCACGAAGTTGTAAGGCGCGCGTGCCGTGCGTTGCGGGCGTGTCGGATTGAAATGCTTGAGCCGGTTGTTATTGCCTGTTGCCATTACGTACCTCCTTGGTTAAATCCCGTTCTTCCAGTCCAACCAGGCGACTGCATTTGATGATGGCCTGACCGTCTTCGTCTTCGCTCAAGTAATGGTGAACGAGCAAAGCCAACCGATGGTCATTATCAATCTGAACTGTGCGCGGCACGACCTGTCGCAGGCCGGTGCTTTCCTCTCGAATTGCCATGAAATCATCAGTCAGCTTGGCGACTTCGCGATTGCCGAGCAGGAGTTGATGTTCCGGGATGAATTCCGCGCCGGGTTGGTCAAGCACTTTGCGCCCGCGCCATTCGCTGTCCGACAAACGCCAGATGAACAATTCACCTTGCGAGCCGAAGAGGCGGCATTGTTGAATCGTCAACGTGCGCAACGGGGGCGTCCAATCTTGATATGCGGCAACCAGCAGTTCGCCGTTTTCTACGCGCCCCCACAGCACGCCGTCATCCAGATGAATCAGCGCATAAATCTGTTCGCCGGGCGCGGCTAAATCACCCGACTGCTCCACCAGCCACACGCCTTTGTTTTCAGCAAAGTTGTCGCGCGGTGTTATGGGCGTCAGTTTGGGCAAAGGCGCCGGTTTGAATTCGGTCATGATTGTTTCTCCTTCAGCGCAGCCAACTCAGTCCACGGCACTTGTTGTAGTTGGGCGACGCAATGCTCAAGCTTGTCCGCCGCCGTTGCGTCATCAAACGCAAGCGCGCTGCTATCCTGCGCCGTCAGCGTGACGGTCAACGGCGCTTTGCCCCACGCGCGCCAACGCAACGTAGCCGTCTGCCCGCGCAAGCGCCCGCGCCCGACGCTGCTTGCGCCGCCGAGCGGCAAGTCGCCGAGCCAAAGGTCTTTCAGCACCAGCAACAACAAACCGATTTCGGCTTCGCTTTGGTCGTTGGGAATCAGATGGAGCTTGAGCTTGAGGTTGGCCTGCCCGCCGAAATGCGGCGCTTCTTCCAGCAAGGCCGCCTCGATGGTGCCTTGCGTGAAGCGGTCAATCTTGATGCGCGTTTGCACCAGACTCTGGCCGCCGTTGACGAACTCTTCGTTGACTAACACTCGGCTGGCGCGCGCCTGTTTGGCATCCTTGATCTCGTGTGGGCCAAATATCTCGTTGATGAATGCTTGCACGCCTTCGCGCTTTCGTTCGTCCGCGCCTGCCAGCGTATTGGCGATGCGTTGCGCACGTTGCCGCAGCGCGCCCGCGACACTGGTGCCGGGCAAGACCGCCTGCCGCTTGCCCGTGCGCGGATTGTGCGTTTGCATATGCACGGTGTCTGGCCCGCGATCCTGTTCATCAAAACCGGAGCGCACGAGCAACGAACCGTCTACGGCCAAACTCGCGTCAATCTCGAAGCTCTCGCGCAAGTCCTTCACGCTTTGCAATTCGTCGAGCGAGACGCCCAGCAAGCCCGCGATGTCGCTGCCAGATGTTGGCTTCGGCCTGGCTTTCACCCATTCGGGATGCTCTGCCGCCAGCCACGCCACCAACTCTGCCGGTTTGTTCAATTCGTAGCGTGTGACTTCCCATTGCCTAACTTCGCAACAGCCGAAGCCGCGCCGCTTGCGCGCGCCCAACCTGATCTCGCCCGTGCCCAGTCCACGCAACGCAAGCGTCAATGCGCATAGGCGGTCTTGATTCAAGTTGGCGTGCTTGTCCAACAACAACTCAAAGCGCAGCCCGAACTCCGTTCCGGCGGGCAACAACTGGTAATCGAACTTCTTCTCGTCAGTGGCGGTGCGGGTTTCCGCGTCAATCGCCACACCGTCACGCCATTCGATCTGTGCAGGGGGTGAACTGTAAGCGTCGTCAACGATCAACGGGCTTTGCTCACCGTCTTTGTACCCACGATGTCCGCCAAACAATCTGCCTGCCAGAATTTCTGACTCGTATTGGGCACCATCCTTGAAATCTTCCTGCTCGCTACGTGACGGATGCGCGAGTTCGTACCCCCATTGCCACTCGCGCAGAAAGTTGCGCAAAGCCCCGGCCAGCGATGCGCCGGGAATCAACGCACGCTTGGTCACTTCATCCAACAGCAGTGGCAAATCAGTCGCCGCATCGGCGTCGCCGTTGCCGAAATGGGCGGGGCGCGTCAACACCAGCTTGCCCGTAACAATGATGCGCGCCGTCAGATTGCGATGCGTGGTACGTGGGCGGTGGATGGCGACCGGCATGATAGGTGACTGATTCATTTCTTACCTCCCGTGTTCTTTCTGGCTTTGACGGTGCGATGCAAGACAGCATCAATCAACCAGAGCGTGTATTCATGCGCCAGTGGTAGCGTTACCGCAGCCGTGACCATGCCGTTGCACAGGTTGATCGGCTTACAGTCCCACGGACTGATGGCCTTCACTTCATCAATTTCAACTTCCCCATCTTCCTTGATGACAATGCCCAGCAGTTCATTGATCCAATCGAACAGCGGCGTATCGTTGATGGAAATGCGCTGAAATTGTTCGCGCGTGCTCCGGCGAGTTTCGAGTTGCGCCAGATACGCGGTCAGGCGCGCGTGGTCTAAGCCCTTGCCCGACTGCACATCCGTTTGCAACTCACGCACGAGCAAGCGCAATCGAGAAAGTTGATGATTGGTCGTCAATTCTCCGGCATTCTCAATTTCACCGATGCTGTTGGCTTTCCGGCGCAAGGCCTTGTCCAGTTCCGCGCGCAGGATTCGCTCAGCAAGCTGTTCGGCGCACTTTCTCTCTTTATCAGACAAGGCTTCCGGCAACTCGATGGCAAGCGTTTGATCTGCGCATTTGCGCGTGCAATCAGGCTCTGTGTGCCAATTCACCGCCACGCGGCCAAAGCCCTCCACGCGTCGTTCGCCAATGCCTTCTTTTTCTAATTGACTGACTGCCTCCACTGAGATGGCTGAAGCCAAGCCGTAAACAAAAACGCTGCCCGCGTTGATCGTGTGGCTTTGCGGCAGGTAAAGACCCCATTGACGATTGAACCCATCTACCATCCAGTTTTCAACGAAGGAGTATTGGGGTTGCGGCTTCAACGTCACGCCCAGCTTGGCTGCGAGCGCGGCTTGCGGACAGAGCGTCGGCTGCCCCCATTCATCGCGCAAAATCGCCGGGCTGGTAAACGTAATCTTCAGCAGTTCCCATTCCTTGACCCCTTGTGTGGGCGGGTTCGGGTTTTCTCGCCAATCACCCCACGCTTCGACTTGGGGTTCGCCGACCACTTTGACTTGTCCATACGCGGCGCGGCGCGCGCGTCCAACCCACAAGGTTTGCGCTCTTAGCAACTGAACGAGGAGCGGGGCGACATCGTCATCAGCCAAAATCACCGCCTGAAACCGGCTGCCTGCGGCGATGGCTTCGTAGCGGTAAACTTCGCCTGCTTTTTCTGTTGCGCGCCCCATCTCAGCATCGCGCTGCGTATGCACATTGACCTGCCGCTGTTGCTGCGGCTGTACGGCGTCGTATTTCAGCCAGACGAAGGGGGCATCAACTTTTTCGTAATCGTCCTCTTGGGTAGACCGCTCTGAACTGGCAGACGGTTCCTGACTCAAGTCGAAAACCGTCTTGGGCTTTTCGTTCCGCTTCAGCTTTTTTATCTCATCTTTGCTATACCGCAACGAAGTCGGCGCAGGTAAAGCGCGTGTTTCGTCCTCGCCCCCCAGCGGATAGGCATTGAGAAAACGCGTCTGGTCATTCAAAAACAACTTGCGCGCCTGTAGGTCAGTCTCTGCATCGAACGCGCCAAATCGTTGGACGTACAGTCCGGCAACGGCTCCACGTAAAACAGCGCCGTGCAAGTAAGAGGCAGAAGTGGCGCTGTTCTGATCACCTTGCCGTTCCGTGACCAGAACCGGTGTCAACAATTCCAAGTCGTAGCGAATGGCTTTCATTGCCCCAGCACCTCCTGTTGAAAGGTCTCGAAGTATTGGCGGGTTTTCTCAGGGCTTTCGATCACAGCCTGTACGTTGCCGCGCCCGCGATTGCGGCTGGCCCCAACGCGCCGCCAAGCCAGTGTCGCTGCCGCCAACAAGGCCAGGTCTTTTTCGTCGGGCGATTGATCGAAGGTCAGCAGGGATTCAAATGGCAGACCGGGCAGGACGACGCGCAGCGAACGAAGCGAAGTAGACTCTGGCGCGCCGCGCTCTGTCATCGCAGTTTGCCGCCGAATGGCCGTGAGCGCCGCCAGCACCGACGACGCATGGACGCGCGCATCGCCGCCGACTCGTTGATTGCCGCGTTGCTCTACCGACCAAGCCAGCAAGCGCCACAAACCATCCGATAGACGCGCATCGCCAATGTGCAAGATACCGCTGCCATTGATTGCGCCGCTGACACCCAGCAATCGGTTGCGCGTTGTTCGCCAAAGCTCGGCTCGTTCACCCAAAGCATCCAGCAGGCTTTCGATCTCTTCGGCCAGTAGGCCGCGCAACGCCCGGCCACGCAAAAACGGCAAGCCGTATTGGTCGTGTTCGACTTCCTGATCTACATAACCGGCTAGTCCGCCGCCGCGCCCGAACGTGGCAGGCGTCTGCAATTCAAAGCGCAAGGTCAAAGTCTTTGTCATTTCTTTTGCTCCTCTTTGGCACGGGTTGCACCTGAATCGAGTTGGACGGACGTCAGCAGCAAGTGATGATCTAAGGCCTCCAGCGCATCGAAATAAACACACACGCTCCCGGCAAAACCTTCCTCCTGGTGAGGCCTTTCCGCTTTCGCCACTTTAGGTAAGGAATCTATTTTGTAGGTGCTGCGGAAATCGCGGACGGCTTCCGGCCCGGCGCGCAACGCATCGCGCAGGGCTTTCAATTTGTTGCGCTTGCCCGCCCAACGTTCATCGAAATTGAAGCGGGCAATCAGTTGCTGGAAGTTTTCCCACGAATGCCAATCATCTGGTGCGGCGATTTGAACTGGGCGCATCAACAGGTCTTTCTTTCCATCCTCTATCGTGTATTCACGCTGACGGATGACGTTAAGACTGCCAAGCAACCCCGTCGTCGAATAATGCCAGTCCAGCGCCGAACGGGTCGCACGCTCCTTGCCCAGATGATTCTTTGCTTCTTTGGTCAAGTCATCGCTCAAGTCATAGGCGCGGCGAAACGGGTAATGCACTTTAACTACACTCACCCCGGCGCTCGAATGAATCGGGCCGCCTTCCATTGTTTCCGTCGCACGACGGAACTCTTCGATGTAAAGCGCCGCCAGCGACATGCCGAGTTGACCGTTGCAGACGAACGTGATGTCGTCACCGCCAAAAACCAACGGGCGAAACGGCCAGTAAGGCTTATTCTTGTCGTCTTTATCCAACGCCAGTGTGATCTTCTTTTGTGCGATCTGTGTTTTGTGTTTCTCTTCAATGC is a window encoding:
- a CDS encoding TIGR03984 family CRISPR-associated protein, giving the protein MTEFKPAPLPKLTPITPRDNFAENKGVWLVEQSGDLAAPGEQIYALIHLDDGVLWGRVENGELLVAAYQDWTPPLRTLTIQQCRLFGSQGELFIWRLSDSEWRGRKVLDQPGAEFIPEHQLLLGNREVAKLTDDFMAIREESTGLRQVVPRTVQIDNDHRLALLVHHYLSEDEDGQAIIKCSRLVGLEERDLTKEVRNGNRQ
- a CDS encoding TIGR03986 family CRISPR-associated RAMP protein is translated as MATGNNNRLKHFNPTRPQRTARAPYNFVPLPEKVITVDQDKLPKLNSYEEDTHTGWFDCELVTCSPTYVRGLMTREQHEKYDPAEERKLTEAEQAERKKERAGFYSTDPKQTVEGRPAPAIPGSSLRGMIRGLIEIAGYGKMRWVNDTVKVTFRAVAAAREDPLAEPYRDVIGAFSRNVLAGYLRQQPNGDWTIQPALKPKQKGWTEQAAYLKVKEAKIPSEAIKDFYRFDDWDYWPEYFKVSFNAVNERGKRGTFVRITQIGDVEDNYQQRGVLVCSGSMIEGGKDEQASPRRNHALVLEADERAKPLKIASKMLDAYRESLTPFQRDELWAEGGLEEGAPVFYVTAKDGGVFWFGHTPNFRIPARNEDGGLAAVRDFIPASLRQDASQPDLAEAIFGWVEEEPGNLDARKEIKQRAGRVSFSDARFVGSKNGVWYSTAAIKPAPLSGPKITTFQHYLVQDKTQGHDPDLRGSLAHFSTGAEIRGHKFYWHKGDAKIPLADDKTKESQLTRIEPVKAGVRFCFRVHFENLRAYELGALAWALCLPGEAGKNYCHKLGMGKPLGMGAVKITMTLHLTERRERYARLFDGGRFADGAAEADAAKLAELLTAFERFVLKAVAPKTGKLADVPRIQMLLAMLEWREWNAQWADRTRYLLIEHPQLGNEYKDRPVLPDPLAVSGVKAATSPIGVRASR